Below is a genomic region from Rhodohalobacter sp. 614A.
CAGCACTTCTATGCCGCTTAGCACATCGGGATAGGTGTCAATATGATCGGCGCCAAAAACATCAATACAGAGATTGTATCCACGGTCCAGCTTGTTGGCATGATAAGCGATATCCGGTAGCCGATAAGTTGGCTCGCCGGTACTTTTGATCAGAACGGTATCCTGCTCTTTACCAAATTCTGTAGTTTTGAACCAAACGGCGCCGTCTTTGTCATAAGCGAGATCTTTTTCACGAAGCGTTTTCACCACCTCATCAATAGAGCCATCTTCATATAAAGTGTGCTCGTTAAAATGGGAGTCCATTTCGATATTCATCCGTTTGAGGGTGTTGGAAATATCATCAAAAATGACTGATTCTGCCTTTTCTTTAAAAACCTTTTCGTCTTTTTCACTGGCCAGTTTATCGCCATGTTCCTCAATCAATTCTTTTGCAATATCCCGGATGTATTCTCCCTCATATCCTCCTTCCGGGAATTCGAAATCAAGGCCGAGTTCCTCAAGGTAACGTGCCTGAACACTAAGGCCGAGCATTCTCATTTGGCGCCCGGCGTTGTTGAAGTAATATTCGCGCTGAACATCGGCGCCGGTCCATTCAAGCAGGCGGGAAACCGTATCACCCAAAACCGCATTGCGTCCGTGGCCGACCGTAAGTGGTCCGGTTGGGTTGGCACTTACAAACTCCACGAGGCATTTGATGCCGTCATTTTCTTTCGTCCGGCCGAAATGTTCTCCCGATTTAAGGATTTCTGCAAGCTCATCATACAAGTAGTCCTCGGTATACCTGAAATTGATGAAGCCGGGGCCGGCAATTTCAACAGCTTTAATTTTTTGGGGATCCGTTTCAAGATTGGAAATCAAATCTTCCGCAATAGCACGAGGATTTTTCTTAAGAATTTTAGGCAAAACCATTGCGATATTTGTAGCGGCATCGCCATGAGAAAGATCCTTTGGAGTCTCAATCTTGATTTGTGGAATTTGGTCCTCGGAAAGCCCGAGCTTCAAAAGTGCTTCTGAAATCTTTTGCTGTAAATAGGTTTCCATGAATGGAAAATCAGTATTTGATTAAGTATAAATTGACGGTTTGATAAGGGAATAAATATACAGCTTTCAATCGCTCATTTCTTATCGAATTATATTTCGATTGCCCATTGGATCCATTTCGTCATCAAAAAAGATTCCGGATAAGTTCCTAAAAAAGAGTGGGCTGATCGTCACCAGATGCTGTTTTTCTGGCGAAGGACGGATCGGTGTGGAAGAGTTCGAGCATTTCCGGTGTAAAGCGTTTTCCGTAGATTCGGCGGCAAACGCCTTGCAGGGCTTTTTCTCCATGCTGGGTAATAGAGAGATATCCGTGTTCGTTTTCGTGAACAAACCCAAACTGCCGGATATCATTTACGATTAAATATGCGAGTTTTGGAGTTACACCGATATTTTTTTCCACGAATTCGCGATGAGGTGGTTCATCTTCTGTAGCAACGAGTATTCCAAGCAGGTTCAATTCAGCCTCCGTCAATGGATAGCCTTCGGAGTGTTTTGTGAGGAGGCTGTCCCATGCGGCCTGGCTGTAGTAAAGTCCAAACCACCATTTGGCGTTTTTCAGAAGCTTGTGTGTTACGGCACATGCCAGGTATTTTCCCGGAGCGGCATGGCGGGGTTCGCCACGATCGCGGTACATGCTAACCATGGTTGCGAGATCCAGCTCTTGCAAATTGGGTGGATATTTGAAATAAAAATCGGATGCCTTTTCCATAGTTGTACTCCTTGAACGTCACTTTCTAAGATTACAAAAAAATGAGGGGATTTGTTTAACGATTTCAGGAATGAGAAGACAAAGAGAAAAAGTGAACATTCATTGAGACACTTACCAAATTCGGCTGAATCCCTGGGCAAGGCTTTGGTCGTATTTTTCATCATTAAATGTATAGAGGTATGGCGCTTTATGGGCTCCGCCTTTGCGGGTTTCGTCCAGCCGATTCAGAATTCCATAGCTTAGGATTTTTCGCTGGAAGTTACCACGGTCCAGTTTTTCACCAAGAATCGTTTCATAGAGCGTGCGAAGTTCTGTCATTGTAAATTTATCGGGGAGAAGTTCTCGTCCCACCGGTTGAAAACGAAGGCGGTTTTGCAAGGCTTTCAATCCTTTATCTATAATTTTTTGGTGATCGAGAATCAAATCCGGAAGATGTTTCATAGAGACCCATTCGCAATCTTCGGAGAGAATATCGGGCGAGGGCTTGACTTGGGAAAATTCTACCAAGGCAAAATATCCGATAGTCACAAATCTCTGAAGAAACCAGGCTTCGAGCGAAGGGGGAATCACTCCGTTTTCAATAAGTTTTTTAGCATGAGAGGGTTCATTTCTGTCTAAATTTCCAAAGAGATGAAACTGCTCAAGATAAATCTCTTCCAAGCCTGTTCGCTCCTGTAAAATGCGGTTTGCCGCATCAACGATCTCCTCATTTTTTTTGAGAAAACCGCCAGGTACCGCCCATTTTTTCAGGTTGTTAATTTTAAGGAGCAGGATTTTCAGTTCGTCATCTTGAAAACCAAAAATTACGCAGTCGATAGAAAGCCCCGGATGGTATTCGTCAAAAAAATTCAAAACAGAAAAATGGTTTTGAGATTACTAAAAAAAACTTATTATGTCATAAAGACACATTAACAATTATTCTTATGAAAAAATACGTATTAATATCGTTCTTTGGTTTGTTTTTTGTATTTGTTTCGTGTGCAGACCAAGAGCAATCTATAGACCTTAATGAAAACGGAACCATTGAGGCGTATGAAGATGCATCGCTGACGATTCGAGAGCGGGTAAATGATTTAATTCCACGACTGTCGGTGGAGGAGAAAGCAAATTTAGTGGTGGGCCGTGGATTTAATATGCCTGGAATGGGTGGGCCTCAAATTGAAGAGAAGGTACCGGGAGCTGCAGGCTCCACCCGGGTTATTGATTCCCTTGGAATACCCTCCATTGTTCTAGCCGACGGCCCTGCCGGATTACGAATTACTCCGATCCGTGAAAACGATTCTACAAATACATATTATGCTACAGCATTTCCAATTGCATCTATGGTGGCTTCTTCCTGGGATGTTGAACTTGCCAAAAAAGTTGGGGATGCCATGGGAAAAGAGGTGAAAGAATTTGGTGTTGATATCCTGCTGGCACCGGCTCTGAACATTCACCGAAATCCCTTGGGCGGTCGGAATTTTGAGTATTACTCTGAAGATCCATTGCTGGCTGGAAAAATGACGGCGGCCGTTGTTAACGGAGTTGAATCAAACGGGGTGGGCACGTCTATCAAACACTTTGCAGCAAACAACCAGGAAACCAACCGCATGATGATTAACACGATTGTGGGTGAGCGAGCTCTTCGTGAAATTTACCTGAAAGGATTTGAAATCGCCGTAAAAGAGTCTCAGCCCTGGACGGTAATGAGTGCGTACAACCAACTGAATGACGCATATGCTTCCCAAAATGAAGAACTCCTAACCGATGTCTTACGCGATGACTGGGGATTTGAGGGACTTGTGATGACCGACTGGTTTGCCGGCGACAATCCCGTTGCACAAATGCAGGCCGGTAATGACCTGCTAATGCCGGGATCTGATCAACAGGTCGACACAATTGTTCAAGCTGTTGAGAACGGAGAATTAAGTGAAGAGATTCTCGACAGGAATGCAGCCCGCGTGCTTGAAGCTGTCTTTAAATCGCCAACATTTGAAGGCTACGAATACAGCGATCATCCGGATCTTGAAGCGAATGCTGAAATTGCACGACAGGCTGCTACAGAAGGCATGGTTCTCTTGCAGAATAATGAAGATGCTTTGCCGCTGGACAATACATCCGAGAGAATAGCGGCTTTCGGAAATACCTCGTATGATTTTATCTCCGGCGGGACAGGAAGCGGGGATGTAAATGAAGCTTATACTATATCGTTAGTCCAGGGTTTGGAATCGGGCGGTTACCAAATTAATACTGCGCTGACAGAAAGTTACAATTCATATCTCGAAGAGCAGAAAGCGAATCTGCCGCAGCAGAATCCATTTATGCCTTTGCCTACCATTCCAGAAATGGAAGTGAGTGACTCCGACATTCAAGAAGCCGCAAATAACGCGGATGTTGCTTTCATTACTCTCGGTCGGCATTCCGGGGAGTTAGCAGATTTAGGTGTGGAAGAAGATTTCTACCTCTCAGAGAGAGAACAGGAGTTGATTGCTAACGTTTCGGAAGCTTTTCACGCTCAAAACAAAAAAGTGATTGTAATTTTGAACATCGGGAGTGTTATTGAAACCGTTAGCTGGAGAGATCAGGTGGATGGAATTCTAGTAGCATGGCAGGCCGGACAGGAAGCCGGAAATGCTGTTGCGGATGTCGTTTCAGGAAAAGTGAACCCATCCG
It encodes:
- the argS gene encoding arginine--tRNA ligase, whose product is METYLQQKISEALLKLGLSEDQIPQIKIETPKDLSHGDAATNIAMVLPKILKKNPRAIAEDLISNLETDPQKIKAVEIAGPGFINFRYTEDYLYDELAEILKSGEHFGRTKENDGIKCLVEFVSANPTGPLTVGHGRNAVLGDTVSRLLEWTGADVQREYYFNNAGRQMRMLGLSVQARYLEELGLDFEFPEGGYEGEYIRDIAKELIEEHGDKLASEKDEKVFKEKAESVIFDDISNTLKRMNIEMDSHFNEHTLYEDGSIDEVVKTLREKDLAYDKDGAVWFKTTEFGKEQDTVLIKSTGEPTYRLPDIAYHANKLDRGYNLCIDVFGADHIDTYPDVLSGIEVLGYDKEKVEVLVYQFVTLVKDGKPFKMSTRKANFVTLEELMDEVGEDVTRFFFLMRSPNTHLEFDVNQAKEASEKNPVFYLQYAHARIQSILRKIDEVADFSDDVDLSVLKHESEITLIKKLIAFPEAISLAVLHREPHRLITYLNELASTFTSFYHDCRIIGEEEALMHARSSLAKATATVLANGLGILGIDAPDRM
- a CDS encoding NUDIX hydrolase translates to MNFFDEYHPGLSIDCVIFGFQDDELKILLLKINNLKKWAVPGGFLKKNEEIVDAANRILQERTGLEEIYLEQFHLFGNLDRNEPSHAKKLIENGVIPPSLEAWFLQRFVTIGYFALVEFSQVKPSPDILSEDCEWVSMKHLPDLILDHQKIIDKGLKALQNRLRFQPVGRELLPDKFTMTELRTLYETILGEKLDRGNFQRKILSYGILNRLDETRKGGAHKAPYLYTFNDEKYDQSLAQGFSRIW
- a CDS encoding beta-glucosidase — encoded protein: MKKYVLISFFGLFFVFVSCADQEQSIDLNENGTIEAYEDASLTIRERVNDLIPRLSVEEKANLVVGRGFNMPGMGGPQIEEKVPGAAGSTRVIDSLGIPSIVLADGPAGLRITPIRENDSTNTYYATAFPIASMVASSWDVELAKKVGDAMGKEVKEFGVDILLAPALNIHRNPLGGRNFEYYSEDPLLAGKMTAAVVNGVESNGVGTSIKHFAANNQETNRMMINTIVGERALREIYLKGFEIAVKESQPWTVMSAYNQLNDAYASQNEELLTDVLRDDWGFEGLVMTDWFAGDNPVAQMQAGNDLLMPGSDQQVDTIVQAVENGELSEEILDRNAARVLEAVFKSPTFEGYEYSDHPDLEANAEIARQAATEGMVLLQNNEDALPLDNTSERIAAFGNTSYDFISGGTGSGDVNEAYTISLVQGLESGGYQINTALTESYNSYLEEQKANLPQQNPFMPLPTIPEMEVSDSDIQEAANNADVAFITLGRHSGELADLGVEEDFYLSEREQELIANVSEAFHAQNKKVIVILNIGSVIETVSWRDQVDGILVAWQAGQEAGNAVADVVSGKVNPSGKLPTTFSMVYEDVPSAANFPGVELAEEPDELMGGFSRGVESEVIYEEGIYVGYRYFSTFDVEPAYEFGYGLSYTDFEYGPVTLSSDQFEDEITVTVEVTNAGDVAGKEVVQLYLTAPEGGLDKPAFELKAFAKTGLMEPGASQELEFTLTPDLLTSYDSSQSAWVAAAGDYEVRIGASSEDIRQTATFSLDEEQVVAKTSKALSPSREIDELSSN